AAAGTAGTCTATAAGAAGTGGAATATCTTCTCTTCTTTCCCTTAGAGGAGGTAGTTTTATAGGTAAAACATTTAGTCTATAAAATAAATCTTTTCTGAAATTGCCCTTTAAGACTTCATTTTGTAAATCCTTATTGCTAGCCGCAATTATTCTAACATCTACTACTATCTCATTCATTCCTCCTATCCTAGAAACTGTACCCTCCTCTATTACCCTAAGTAGCCTTGTTTGCATATCTAAAGGCATCTCGGCTATTTCGTCTAAAAATATTGTTCCTCCATCTGCAATTTCAAATTTCCCAGGGTGTCCATTTCTTTTGGCACCAGTAAAAGCTCCTTCCTCATATCCAAAAAGCTCTGATTCTATTAGATTCCTAGGTATGGCTCCACAGTTAATAGCTACAAAAGCTTCCTCTCTTCTATTTCCATAATTGTGTATAGATTGAGCCAATACCTCTTTACCAGTACCACTTTCACCTGTTATCAATATAGTAGATTTACTATCAGCTACTTTTTTAGCAAACTCTATTACGCTTAGTAGCTTTTCGCTGTTTCCAATTATCTTATCAAAAGTATATATGGCTTGTCTGCCCATTATTTTATTAGCTAGCCTTCTAGGCTTCTTCACTTCATTAAATACATAGATAATATCTGTTACTTCTTCATTATTATCTAATACTGAATGTGCACTTAGATTAAACTGAAGTTTATTAGTTTTTGCATTAATAAAAACTTCTTCATCAATAAATGGCTTCTTAGAGTTAATACTATCTCTCAAAGCTTGCCACCCCTTAAACAACTCTGATACCATCATTTTTTTCATTTCATCATAGCTATACCCAAACATTTTTAAAGCATGTCTATTTATGCCTTTTATATTGCCATCTAAGTCAGAGGTTATTATCCCCATGGGAATGGAGTCTATAATTGTTTCAATGTATTTTTTGGATATCATTAACTGGCTACTAAATTCTTCTATTTCAAATATTTTTTCTATTGCTTTAGTAGCTGCTACTACCATTCCAAGAGTATGTGGGTGAACAGATTCCGTATATCCTGTAAGGTCAAGACTACCTATTATTTCGCCCTTATTGTTCAAAATTGGGCTGGCAGAACAAGTCCATCTGTGATAGGCCGTTATATAATGCTCTTCTCCTGTAACCTGTACTGGCCTCTTTTCATATAATGCTAAGCTCATGGCATTTGTGCCTATATTAGCTTCATCCATAAAAGCACCAGGAATCATCTTTAAATCGAAAGCTTCCGATAGTATCTCCTCATGACCTATAACACTTAATATGCAGCCTTCTGAATCTGTAAGTATAGCAAAAAAACTCTCTCCCTTTAAAATACTATAGAGTTGATTTATTAGTGGCTCAGAAATAATTATTAGGTCTTTATTCTTTAATAATCTCTCTTGCAATTCCCCGTCACATATGATTCTATTGCTAACTCTTTGACTTCTTTTGATGCCATTTTTTTTGCTTCTTTCATGTGATGAAATTATATACTCTTTTTTAACATCTCCTGTTATAGCATTCATATCTTTCATCCTCTACCCTAAATTGCTTTATTCTCTAAGAAGCACTTCATCTCCAACTCTAACTCTTCCTCCAAGTATTACCTTTGCAAATACAACTCCATATCTAAGGGAACATGCCTCTGTCCTTTTTACAATATTGCAATCTAAAAAGCATCTTTTTCCTATAGCTGTAATTTGAAAAATACTTTCGCCTATGACGAGCTCTCGACCACAAACAAGTTTACTTGCATCTAAACCCTGTACAGTCAAATTTTCATAAAATTTTCTAACACATAATCCATCAGCCTCTATAGTCTCTATCCTGTTTCTCCCCTCAGCAGAAAACAAGGTTACTTGTCTATCTCCTGAAAATGAATGCTTATCTCCTATGAGTCCATGATTTTCTTTAAACACCCCTTCTTCAACTGACCTGAGAGTCATTTCTTTTGGGTCACATAGATATATGGCTGTTACTTTCCCAATTATAGTAGCTTGCTTAAAATCCAATTCCATAGATTTATAACACCTCAATAATGTCCCCAGGTCTAACTACTCCGCCTTTTATAACTTTAGTAAATATTCCTTCCTTTGGCATTACACACTTACCTACTTGCTGTGCAATAGCACATCCAGTATGACACTCTTTTCCTATTTGGGTTACTTCCTGAATAGTTTCCCCTATCTTCATTCTAGTTCCTACAGGTAGCTCATATAATATGATACCTTCTGTAGTTATATTTTCTGCAAAACTGCCATGGTCTAGCCCATCTATTCCAAGAGCCTTCATTTTATTAAAGCTTTCTATACCTAATAGGCTTACTTGTCTATGCCATTTTCCAGCATGTGCATCTCCCTCTAGTCCGAAGTCTTCTATGAATACTCCTTCTTTTATAGGTTTTTTTACAACTCCCTTTTTCTCACTAATATTTATATCAAGTACCTTGCCTATTTTACTCATTATGGTGCCTCCTTAGTTATTTTAAAATATCAATTAAATATCAGTTTTAAAGCTAGAGATATTTATAAACATAAAGAAATAGCTATTATCCAAATTCTTAGAAAATTTTATTAGTTAATTGCAATAATAAACTAATCCTCTTTTCTAATATATTCTCCTGACTTACCACCAGATTTTCTTATAAGCTTTATATCTCCTATTACCATGTCCTTGTCTACAGCCTTACACATGTCATATATAGTTAATGCAGCAAGAGAAACAGCAGTTAATGCCTCCATCTCTACTCCTGTTTTGCCGACAGTCTTAACTTCTGATTGAATCTCTATACTATCTTCTAGAATGTTGAAGCTTATATCTGCACCAGTTAGGAAAATATTATGACACATGGGAATAAGGTCACTTGTCTTTTTTGCTCCCATTATTCCACCAATCTGAGCTACTGAAAGAACATCACCTTTTTTTATTAGCCCATCCTTTATCATATTGATAGTTTCTTTTTTCATTTTAATATTGCCTACAGCCACTGCAACTCTCTTTGTATCATTCTTTTCGCTGACTTCCACCATATGGGCTCTACCACTTTCATTAAAATGTGTAAACTTCATCTTAGCCTCCTATTTGATACATACTATCAGTTATATACTGACCGTCCTCTAAATGATGTGCTTCTGGTTTTTGTTTAATAGCGTTTAATATGATTTTCTCTATATCTTCTCCTTGTCTTAGCTTGTCCTTTAAGTCAATTTCTTCATTTGAATGTAAACAAAGCTTTAACTTACCTTGAGATGTTAGTCTAACCCTATTACAATAGTCACAGAACTTACATGATATAGGATTTATAATACCTACTCTTCCTTTTGCACCTGGCAGCTTATAATAAACAGCAGGTGATGATGGGTCTAGTCTTTCTACACTCTTTAATGTATTTACTTTATCTAATATTACTTCGTTGGAAACAAAGTTTTCCTCAGCCCATTTTGAAGCTTCCCCTACAGGCATGAGCTCTATGAATCTTACGTCTATTTCATCTGCTCTTGTTAGATTAACAAAATCCTCTATTTCATTTACATTGAATCCACCAATTAAAACAGTATTTATTTTTATAGGAGTAAGACCTACTGATTTAGCTACATCGATACCATCTAAAACATCCTTTAGCCTTCCACCTCTAGTGATTTGAGAATATTTCTCTTCATCTAATGTATCCAAGCTTATGTTTACTCGATTAAGTCCTGCAGACTTTAAGTCTCGTGCATATTTTTTTAAGAGAATACCATTTGTAGTCATGGCTAAATCCTTTATTCCATCTAGGTTTCCTAGTTTTTCTACCAGATTAACAAACCCTTTTCTTGTAAGTGGCTCTCCACCAGTTAACCTGATTTTATTAATTCCTAATGAAACAAATACTTTAGCTATCTCATATATCTCTTCTAGTGATAGAATGTCTTTGTGTTCAACCTTACATATGCCTTTTTCAGGCATACAATATTTACATCTTAAGTTACACAAGTCTGTTACAGATATACGAAGGTAATTAATACTTCTTCCAAATGAATCCTTCATCTATTCACCTACTTTTCTTAGTCTTATGCTAATAATCATAGTGTAGCGGTATTTTAACATTAGTATAACGATAGTGTAGCAAGCATAGCAGTAGTTAAACGGTTATGTCTACAGCTTAGCTACTGTCACCTACTGGTTTATTAAAATTATCTGTCCAGTTTGCTCAAGCTCATAGCCTCCAAGTACCATAACTCTTTCTTTGAATTCATCTGATTTTATTGTTTCAATGAATTCTTTAATTCTTTCATCATTTAAGGATTCTTGTGTGACTAAAAAGTCATAATCCTCATAACCTACACTTACAAATTCTAGATCTAATGCTTTTGCAGCAGAATAAATCCCTAGGCCTGTTGTAGCAGAGCCTGTCTTCACCGCTGTAGCCACTGCCATATGTGTAGTCATTTCTCTATCATAACCTTTTATGTCAGCAGAGTCTATATTATGTTTATTGAGAAAGTAATCTAGTAGTATTCTAGTCCCTGCTCCTCTTTGTCTGTTTACAAAAACTATATCTTTTCTTAGCAAGTCTGTAAAGTCTTTTATTCTATTTTTGTTTCCTTTCTCTACAATAAAACCTTGAAGTCTTTTAACACCTTTTATGATAGCCATTTTATTTCCCGGGAAATATTTTTTTACATAGCTTATATTATACTCTCCAGTATTCACATCAAGTAGATGAATTGGTGCTATATGACATTCCCCTCTTCTCATGGCCAATATTCCACCCATGCTTCCTACATGTCCTGAAACAAGCCTGATCATATCTGCAATTATATCCATAATCAAATCATGACTTCCTATAGAAACTAAAGTTTCTTTAATATTACTTAAAGGCTTTAGTAGTTTAACATCAACTTCATCTCCAGCTTCTATGCCTTCAAGATTACGAGGGATTACAGCGATGCCATCAGCCTTAACTAAGCTCATAGTGACACCTGCTCCTCCTGGTAGTGGAGTGGCCACTAGCTTATTATTTACATACCCTAAGTTTACCCTAATTAATTCTCTATTTTTTAATGAGGAAACTATTCTCTTTGATACAGTTGCTTTGACTATTTCTTCTTTTTCTTCTTCAAGCCCTATATGTTTTAATATTAAAGGCTTAACAAATGTATCAAAGACTAAATAAGCAGAAACTGGATATCCTGGGATTCCTATGACAGGTTTGCCTTTAACTACTCCAAGAATTGTAGGCTTACCTGGTTTAAGGGCGATTCCATGAACTATTACTTCTCCAATTTCCTCTATTATCTTTACAGTATAGTCCTTCGTTCCTGCAGATGAGCCTGCATTTACTAATAATATATCATTCTCCTCTATTCCTTTAAGTATTGAATTCTTAAGAAGCTCATATTCATCTTCTACTGGTCCATATCTATTTGGAGTTCCACCATACTCTAATATTAATCCTTCAAAAACTCTAGAGTTAGAATCTAGTATTTTACCTATGGTCAAACTATTAATATCGTCTATTATCTCTGTTCCTGTTGGTATAATTCCAACCCTCGGTCTTTTATACACCTTTAAGGTTTGAATTCCACCTGATATAAGAGCTCCTATGTCTATAGGTCTTATTTTATGTCTTGATGGTATTATCATTTCTGTAGCTACTATATCTTCTCCTATAGGTCTTATATGCTGCCAAGGGTGAGCCGCTTTAAGAATCTGAACCTTACTGTCACCTAATTCTATTACATCCTCTATCATAATAACTGCATCAAATGGTTCAGTTACTGGATTGCCTGTATTTATATAAATAAAGTCTTTATTTAGCTCTAACACTTTAGGATTTACATCACTAGCTCCCTCTGTGTCTTTAGATTTTACTAATATTCCGTCCATTGCTGCTGCATTATAATGTGGAGATGAGGTTTTTGCATAAATTGCTTCATAAGTTATTCTTCCTAAAGCTTCTAGAACTTGAATTTCTTCGTGTTCAAATTCTTTAGCTAGCCTTTCATAATATAGTCTTCTGGCTTCATCAACATCTGTATTACCTATATAAATACTTCTATCTTCCTTTTTCAATAGTCTCCCTCGCTTTCTATCATTCTACCTTAACTCGAAACATAATAGAAATATTAAGCGAACTTCAGATTAAATCTACAACTCTTAGCGAGTGTAGATTTATAATCCATTAAGTATCTACGCTTATGTTTCTTAGCATTTCTTTATCTAGCAAACTATAAGAAATATACCTCTCTTATCTCTCCTTTTAATATCCCTTCTTCATGTGGCTTTAGTACAATATATCCATCTGATTTAGAAAGTAATGTAATCATTCCCGACTTCCCAAAAGTTGGTATTGCATATGTTTTTCCTTCTCTTTCTACCACATTGACCAATTGATATGTTTCTTTTCCTGGTGATGAGGGAAAATTGAAATCAAGTATTGCAGTAGTTTTGCTAACTTTATCTTTTATATTCAATAAATTTCTTATGAAATACTCTATAAATACCTTGAAAACAATTATTGAAGAAACAGGATGTCCCGGCAGTCCAAATATTGCTTTCCCTTTTCCTTCTCCTATAATTGTAGGCTTTCCTGGTTTTATAGATACTCCGTGCACAAAAACACCTTTACCGTCAAATGAATTTATTACCTTGCTAGTATAATCTCTAGTTCCTACTGAGCTTCCCCCAGAAATTATTACTATGTCTGAGACATCAAGTGCCTTTTCCACACTTCCTCTTAACAGTTCAAAGTCATCTCTCACAATGGACCTACCAGCAACCTTACCACCTAACTTCGTAATCAAAGAATGAAGTGCATAGCTATTTATATCTCTCACTTTTCCCATAGTGAGTTCTTCCTCTAAGTCTACTATTTCGTCACCAGTTGAAATTATAAAAAATCTAGGCTTTTTATATACCTTTATATTTGATACACCAAGGGCTGCTAAAACTCCTATATCTTGAGAAGATAATCTTTTTCCCTTTTCAATTATTCTCTCTCCTATTTTTATGTCATCACCTTTTAATATAACATTCTCACCAACTGATAGAGGTCTATATACCATTAAGGTTGAGTCATCAAGTTTTTCTGCATATTCAATCATTATTACTGCATCTGAGCCTTCTGGTACCATACCGCCTGTAGGCACATAAATAGCCTCACCGTTGGATAACTTTATATTTGTTTCTTCACCCATTCTAATTTCTCCTAAAAGAGTTAAGAAGCTTGGAATAGATTCACTTGCTCCATGGGTGTCAGAGCTCTTAACTGCATATCCATCTACTGTTGAACGGTTGAACTCAGGTACATTTTCTTTAGCTACTATATCCTCAGCAAGTATTCTATCTGTTGCTTCTAGTATATTAATCTCTTCTATTTCAATACTATACTCGTTAAAAGCCTCTAGCATCATTTTCCTTCCAGCTTCAACTGAAACTACATTGAAAAAGTCCATTCTAATAGGTCACCCTTCCCTTTTCAAGATAAATAATATTGTCACATATTCTATTTGACTGCTCTAGATTATGTGTAACAATTATAACCGTTGCTCCTGTTTCCCGATTAAAGTTTAATATTTCTCTTTCTAAAACCTTAATGGATTCTGGATCTATATTTGATGTAGGCTCATCTAGTAATAAAAGCTCAGGTTCAAACACTAGTGCCCTTGCCAAAGATACTTTTTGTGATTCTCCTCCAGAAAGTAAATGTGCCTTTTTATCTCTAAGTCCTTCAATCCCTAACCTACTGATTACTTTATTGACTCTGTTTTTTATATCTTCTTTATTAAATTTTCTAATTTTTAAAGGATATTCAATGTTTAGATAAACTTTTCTTTTAAAAAGATAGGGTTTTTGTGAAACTAATGTCATCCTGTCATATGGTTTCGAATTAATGACTGATTGGTCATACGATACTGTACCCGTATATTCATCATCCAGTCCTGCGATTATGTTAAGCAATGTACTTTTACCAGAGCCATTAGGACCAATTATCCCTGTTATTTTTCCTTTTTCTATTTCTAGCTTTTCTATATCTAGTACTAGTTTATCATTGTAATATTTTTTTATATTATTTATAGATACTTTCAAATTAATCCTCTCCTTGATAGGAGTATATTATGCTATTTACCCCAAAAGAAATTATTAAAAGCACAATTCCTAAAGCTATTGCCATAGGATAATCTCCCATAGAATTCATCATTGAAATAGTTGTTGTAATAACTCTTGTATGGTTTTTTATATTTCCTCCAACTATCATAACTGCTCCAACCTCAGATATGGCTCTTGAAAAAGCTGTTGCAATATTAACTAAGATATCTACTTTTAGTTCTTTTATTATAAGTATTATTATATCAAGCTTCCCTGCACCTAAAGTTTTTCCTACCTTTTCAATAGTCTTTCCACGGTTTTTTGAAAGACTGTATGTTAGCCCAATTATTAGAGGAGTTACTAATAATGTTTGAGCAATTATCATAGCTGTAGGAGTATATAGTAAGTCAAGAAATCCTAATGGCCCCTTTCTTGAAAGTAATATAGCAACTACCAATCCCACTATTACTGAAGGAACACTCATCATTGTGTATACTAATCTTGAAAATAGGCGTTTACCTTTAAACTCCTTTATTCCTAAATAAATACCTAAGGGTATAGATATTATTGAAGAAAGAATAGTAGATAAAGAGGATACAAATAATGATAATAATATTATCTTATATACTTCTTTATCTAAACTTATTAGTAAGTATCCTGCTTCTTTAAAACCATTTAAAATATAGTCCATTTAATTCTCCCCTTTGTAAAAATCCTAGCATAGCATTGTTTGCTACATACCATTGCACTTTCCTTGAGCTATGCAGTTCCGACTCTAAGCTAGGCAAGCATGAATCCCTAAAATAATTATTATAGAAAAATAGCCGCATGCTGCCAGTGAGGCTAAGCATGCAGCTAGTATAACTTCTTATAGCTCTTAATTATACTACTTGAGTAAATAACTTTTATATTATTTTAGCTTATAATATATGATTTCAATTTTTACTTTCCATTAGGTACGAATAATGGCATTCCATACTTATCTACACCAAATTCACCTATTAGTTTTTGTCCTTTTTCAGACAACATCCAATCCATAAATGCTTTTGCTCCCTCAGCATTTATTTTATCACTTTTTTCTGGGTTTACTGGTATTATACCATATTGATTAAATAAATTCTCGTCTTTTTCTATTATTATATCAAGATCTAATGTATCTCTTAAGCTAAGATAAGTTGCTCTATCTGTTAATGTATAACCTTGTTTTTCTGAAGCTATTTTCAATACATCGCCCATTCCACTACCTGCTGATAAGTACCAATCTCCTTGTGGTTCTATGCCAGCTGTTTTCCATATTTCTAATTCTTTCTTATGAGTACCTGAATCGTCACCTCTTGAAACAAATTTAGCTTGGTTTTCAGAGATAGTAGTTAAACCTGTAAGAATATCATTTGGTGAATTTTCCTTTAACTTTAGAGGATCGTCTTTTGGTCCAACTAGTATAAAATCATTATACATTACATCATGTCTTTCAGTACCATGACCTTCTTTAACAAACTCTTCTTCTGATGCTTTAGCATGTACAAGTAGTATATCTGCATCTCCATCTTTCCCCATTTGAAGAGCTTTACCAGTTCCTACTGCTATAACCTTAACTTCTATACCTGTATCTTCAGTAAATTTAGGAAGCAAATAATCTAAAAGTTTACTATCTTGTGTACTAGTAGTTGTAGAAAGTATAATACTTCCACCTAATTTTTCTTCGTTATCATTTCTATTGCCATTAGATTGATCTACGGAATTTTCAGGTTGATCTGTAGATTTAGGTGTACATCCAACTAATAAAGAAAATACAAGTAAGATACTTAAAGAAATTAACAAAAACTTTTTCATGAGTATTTTTTCCTCCTTTTATTATGTAGTTTTTTTAACCGCAATTTCCGAATGCAAATTTATTTGTGACTACCCTCCATAAATTCGGTGATTGGGATATTTGACCTGCTAATCACTTCCTGATAAAAGAATTCAACAAGTAGGGATAAGTCGTTTACCGCAATCTCATAATTTAAATTTATTGGCTCGCTATCACTCGCATAAATTTGATTCTCCTTGCGTTTGACCTACCTACGATTCTTTTAAAAAGGCATTCAAATCAATCGAGTTAGGTCATTAGCAGTCAAATAACTAAATCTGCTAACTCCCTTCGGTCGTTCAAACTTGGTGCTTGATACATTTGACCTACCAGCAATTTCTCGATTAAAGCATTCGAAAAGTTAGGTTAGATCATAAAAAAAGACAGTCCCAAAAAGGACTGTTTTAAACTAGTGGCAAAACATTAAATTTTACCAACAGGTTAAAACTTTCCTTTCCAAATACGGGAGGCACAAGAATTTCTCCTTATACCCATCGGCTAGACTTCATGGTCAACATTGACTTTAGAAGTTTAAGCTCGGAAAATTTGAGTAGATATTCATTTTTTCTCCTCTGGCAAAGCCTATGAGGGTTATATTTAATTCTCTTGCTAATTCTACTGCAAGACTAGTAGGAGCTGCTCTAGATACTAGTATAGGAATTTCTCTTTTTGCAGTCTTTATAAGCATTTCAGACGATATCCTTCCACTAACTAGAAGTATCTTGTCTGTTAAGGGGATATCCTCCACTAATGCTCTTCCTAGTACCTTATCTAATGCATTATGTCTTCCTATGTCTTCTTCAAAGATAAGTATATCATTAAAGCTACATAGGGCACAACTATGAACCCCTCCTGTATTTAAAAAAAGCTCTGAGTTTTTACTAAAGGCTTTTACAAGGTTCTTTATTTCATCTAAGGTTATAGTTAAGTAATTATTTATCTTCTTAGACTTAAAGGAATCTAATACATTATAAAACAGTGTACCCTTACCACAGCCTGATGTAATAGTTCTTTTCCCATACAGTTTTTCTATTAATGAGCTTTTATTTTTTAACTCAACATAAGAAAGACCTTTTTCTTCGTCTATTTTTAGATTAACAATGTCTGAAGTAGAACTTATAAAACCTTCTGAATAAAGAAAACCTACAGTCAAATATTTAAGAGATTTTGGACTACATAGTAGTGTTATAAATTCTTCATCATTTATAAATATAGTAAAAGGATATTCTGAAACTACTATGTCTTCTTCTTTTAATATATTGTCACCCTTCACTCTTATTATATCTACTTTTTTTGTATCATTCATAGGATTTACCTCTTTATTCATTAGCAATTTTAATCAAATAGTTATTTAAGTCTTCCTTTGTATTGAGATTCAAAAACATATCCCAATTAGGACTAAACCTTCTAGCCTCTTCTTCACTTATATAGTATACATCCACCTTCTCTAATAGTGAATTAATAGATCTATTACCACTAAAAAGATGCTTCTCTATTTCAATTTTGAGTTTTTTAGAATAAAAAGCATTAAAAGGCTCTATCCAACTACCAAATCTAGTAATACAAGCAGAAGTATCTATGCATCTAATACTATTCTTCATATATCTTATATAATCAAAATTTATATTAGGCATGTCACATGCTAGAAAGTAGGAAAATTCATTTGAAGCCATGGTTAATCCTGCATGTATGCCGCTTAACGGGCCTCTTCCGACTATTATGTCACTAATTATCTTATCCCCAAGCCCCTTATAGCACTCAGGTCTATTAGTTACTATAATAATCTCATCAAACTCCTGGTTGAGTTTCATTATGAGACTATCCATAAGTCTTCTTTCATTAATTTTCAGTAGTTGCTTATCAAAGCCCATTCTAGAACTTTTACCACCTGCTAGTATGACAGCAGTACCAAACTTCTTCATATATATCACCTATCTAGCACATTCACCTGTTTTACCTGTTAATATCTCAAGACCATGATGTATACTATCAATAATATATTCTAAAGATTCTCTTACAGCCTTTGGACTTCCAGGCAAATTAACTATAAGTGTCTCTTTTCGTATTCCTGATGCTGCCCTTGATAGCATAGCTCTTGGTGTAATACTCAAACTATAGTATCTAATGGCTTCTGATATTCCTGGAGCCATTCTATCACATACCTTAATAGTTGCTTCTGGAGTTACATCTCTTTTACTAAATCCAGTACCACCTGTAGTTAATATTAAATCTAGCTTCAGTTCATCTGACATATGAACCATTTCTCTTGATATACTGTCCTCATCGTCTGGAAGAATAACATACCTCTCAACAGTATACCCCTTTTTCTCCAAAATATCAGAAATAACCTTACCACTTAAATCTTCTCTTTCACCTTTTGAGCCTTTATCACTGGCTGTAATTATTCCAACTCTAAACATTTTTATCCTCCCCAAGGAAGATTCATATATTCCTTCATTCTTCTGTCATATTCAGATTTGAATAATCTTTCATGACCATCTTCCCACTCAGCTAATTTATTGAATAAAGTTTTTGCTACTTCATCGTCAGCACTTTCTGCTGCTTTTCTATAGAATTCCGCATAATCTCTTTCAATTAAATAAGCCATCCTTAGCACAGTTAAATCTGGAATATCAGATTCCATTAAAGTCTCAGCTATATGTTCAGACTTTTCTCTAGACTCAAAAATATTTTTTTCATCTCTATTAAAGCCCTCTGACTTAATATTAAATGAGTCTGTTTCAAGATATTCCTCTAATTGTTCTTTTATGAAGTTGTAGTGCTCCATTTCTACATCTGCTAAATCTAAAAATAGCTTTCTTGTAGTTGGATTATTAAACTTTTCTGCTTTTTCTTTGAAAAAATTATATCCATCAAGCTCCATTTGCATAGCATATTTCATTATTTGCTCATACTTTTTCATAGACATCTCAGCTCCCTATCTTTTGAATTTTAACAGCAGCCACTTTAAGCTCTGGTATTTTTGCTATTGAATCTAGTTTACTATTAGTTAGGTAGTTAGCAGCACCTTCAGCAAAGTGGAATGGCATAAATAGTACATTTTCTTCTATTATATCAGTTACCTTTGCTGTTGTAGTTATTTCTCCACGTCTTGAAGCTAACTTTACCTTTTCTCCGTGAGATATTCCAAGCTTAATAGCTGTCGCTTCATTTATTTCAACATAGGATTCAGGAGCTATTCTATTTAGTCCTTCTACTTTACCTGTCATAGTTCTAGTATGATAGTGATACAATATTCTTCCTGTCGTAAAGATAAATGGATACTCTGAGTCAGGAGTTTCAGCACTTACTGTATAATCTATTGGCATAAATAAGCCTTTACCTCTTGCAATAGAAGCCTTATGAAGATATTTTGTACCAGGATGCTCTTTGTCTGGACACGGCCACTGAATGCCAACTTTCTCTAATCTATCATAGCTAATACCCGCATATGATGGAGTTACACTAGCTATTTCATCCATTATTTCTGACGGATGGCCATATTTCTTATTATATCCTAGTTTATTCATTATCTCCATAATTATTTGCCAATCTGGTTTAGATTCTCCAACAGGATTTATTGCTTTTCTAATTCTTTGAACTCTTCTCTCAGTATTAGAAAACGTTCCGTCCTTCTCTGCAAATGATGCGGCAGGAAGTACTACGTCAGCAAGCTCTGCAGTTTCAGTTAGGAATATGTCCTGAACTACTAGAAAATCAACATTATTTAGAGCTTTTCTTACATGGTTTATATCTGGATCAGAAACCATTGGATTTTCTCCCATTATATATAGAAATTTAATGTTTCCATGCTCTGCCCCATCTAAAATTTCAGGTATAGTTAAACCAATTTTATTTGAAAGTTTAGCATCCCATGCTTTTTCGAACTTTTCTATTACTTCTGGCTTGAATACCTTTTGGTATCCTGGTAAATCTGATGGTAATCCACCCATATCACAAGCACCTTGAACATTGTTTTGTCC
The Proteiniborus sp. DW1 DNA segment above includes these coding regions:
- a CDS encoding sigma 54-interacting transcriptional regulator, which codes for MKDMNAITGDVKKEYIISSHERSKKNGIKRSQRVSNRIICDGELQERLLKNKDLIIISEPLINQLYSILKGESFFAILTDSEGCILSVIGHEEILSEAFDLKMIPGAFMDEANIGTNAMSLALYEKRPVQVTGEEHYITAYHRWTCSASPILNNKGEIIGSLDLTGYTESVHPHTLGMVVAATKAIEKIFEIEEFSSQLMISKKYIETIIDSIPMGIITSDLDGNIKGINRHALKMFGYSYDEMKKMMVSELFKGWQALRDSINSKKPFIDEEVFINAKTNKLQFNLSAHSVLDNNEEVTDIIYVFNEVKKPRRLANKIMGRQAIYTFDKIIGNSEKLLSVIEFAKKVADSKSTILITGESGTGKEVLAQSIHNYGNRREEAFVAINCGAIPRNLIESELFGYEEGAFTGAKRNGHPGKFEIADGGTIFLDEIAEMPLDMQTRLLRVIEEGTVSRIGGMNEIVVDVRIIAASNKDLQNEVLKGNFRKDLFYRLNVLPIKLPPLRERREDIPLLIDYFMKRLSKKLNKKAVYITDEQMTALKNYDWLGNVRELENFVELIINTESAFIPFESGSYNFKEQESMKSSGNDDKYDYVSQEEITLECVEMKHITRVLSMCSGNITLAAKMLGIGRNTLYRKIKKYRINCADLERCTD
- a CDS encoding MOSC domain-containing protein, yielding MRCYKSMELDFKQATIIGKVTAIYLCDPKEMTLRSVEEGVFKENHGLIGDKHSFSGDRQVTLFSAEGRNRIETIEADGLCVRKFYENLTVQGLDASKLVCGRELVIGESIFQITAIGKRCFLDCNIVKRTEACSLRYGVVFAKVILGGRVRVGDEVLLRE
- a CDS encoding MOSC domain-containing protein produces the protein MGKVLDINISEKKGVVKKPIKEGVFIEDFGLEGDAHAGKWHRQVSLLGIESFNKMKALGIDGLDHGSFAENITTEGIILYELPVGTRMKIGETIQEVTQIGKECHTGCAIAQQVGKCVMPKEGIFTKVIKGGVVRPGDIIEVL
- the moaC gene encoding cyclic pyranopterin monophosphate synthase MoaC, producing the protein MKFTHFNESGRAHMVEVSEKNDTKRVAVAVGNIKMKKETINMIKDGLIKKGDVLSVAQIGGIMGAKKTSDLIPMCHNIFLTGADISFNILEDSIEIQSEVKTVGKTGVEMEALTAVSLAALTIYDMCKAVDKDMVIGDIKLIRKSGGKSGEYIRKED
- the moaA gene encoding GTP 3',8-cyclase MoaA, which translates into the protein MKDSFGRSINYLRISVTDLCNLRCKYCMPEKGICKVEHKDILSLEEIYEIAKVFVSLGINKIRLTGGEPLTRKGFVNLVEKLGNLDGIKDLAMTTNGILLKKYARDLKSAGLNRVNISLDTLDEEKYSQITRGGRLKDVLDGIDVAKSVGLTPIKINTVLIGGFNVNEIEDFVNLTRADEIDVRFIELMPVGEASKWAEENFVSNEVILDKVNTLKSVERLDPSSPAVYYKLPGAKGRVGIINPISCKFCDYCNRVRLTSQGKLKLCLHSNEEIDLKDKLRQGEDIEKIILNAIKQKPEAHHLEDGQYITDSMYQIGG